In one Nocardioides sp. NBC_00368 genomic region, the following are encoded:
- a CDS encoding aminotransferase class I/II-fold pyridoxal phosphate-dependent enzyme, whose protein sequence is MTSDPRPLAELSREELEAFATEQRAAYDNLVAKGLKLDLTRGKPSADQLNLSDGLLHLPKSTTAPDGTDTRNYGGLAGGIEIREIYAELLGLETDQIIAGGNSSLTMMRDTLMYLWLHGGVDSERPWGREETVKFICPVPGYDRHFTLLEWFGIEMITVPMHADGPDVEAVAALVKDDPTIKGMWLVPTYANPTGDTTSQEIAERLASMPTAAPDFKIFWDNAYALHHLTPAETKTADVVSLANAAGNPHRPLVFASTSKVTYAGAGVGFFGGSKENVAWWLDHLSHGAIGPDKVNHLRHAEFFGSAAGVREHMAKHRELLAPRFAAVEDALTDELGALGVATWTKPAGGYFVSLDVLPGTATRVIELAKGAGVALTPAGSAFPGKHDPEDTNIRLAPSFPPLEQVSGAMEVVTVCVKLAAAEKLLA, encoded by the coding sequence ATGACCTCAGATCCCCGTCCCCTCGCCGAGCTCTCGCGCGAGGAACTCGAAGCGTTCGCAACGGAGCAGCGCGCGGCGTACGACAACTTGGTGGCCAAGGGCCTGAAGCTGGACCTGACCCGGGGGAAGCCCTCCGCGGACCAGCTCAACCTCTCCGACGGCCTGCTCCATCTCCCCAAGTCGACGACGGCCCCGGACGGCACCGACACGCGCAACTACGGCGGTCTGGCGGGCGGGATCGAGATCCGTGAGATCTACGCCGAGCTGCTCGGCCTGGAGACCGACCAGATCATCGCCGGCGGCAACTCGAGCCTCACCATGATGCGCGACACGCTGATGTATCTGTGGCTTCACGGTGGCGTCGACAGCGAGCGTCCCTGGGGTCGCGAGGAGACGGTGAAGTTCATCTGCCCGGTGCCGGGCTACGACCGCCACTTCACGCTGCTGGAGTGGTTCGGGATCGAGATGATCACTGTCCCGATGCACGCCGACGGGCCCGACGTCGAGGCCGTCGCCGCCCTGGTCAAGGACGACCCGACGATCAAGGGCATGTGGCTGGTGCCGACCTACGCCAACCCGACCGGTGACACCACCTCGCAGGAGATCGCCGAGCGGCTCGCCTCGATGCCGACCGCCGCGCCGGACTTCAAGATCTTCTGGGACAACGCCTACGCGCTGCACCACCTCACCCCGGCCGAGACCAAGACCGCCGACGTCGTCTCGCTGGCCAACGCGGCCGGCAACCCTCACCGTCCGCTGGTCTTCGCCTCGACCTCCAAGGTCACCTACGCGGGCGCGGGCGTCGGCTTCTTCGGCGGCTCGAAGGAGAACGTCGCCTGGTGGCTCGACCACCTGAGCCACGGCGCGATCGGCCCGGACAAGGTCAACCACCTGCGGCACGCGGAGTTCTTCGGCTCAGCGGCCGGCGTACGCGAGCACATGGCCAAGCACCGCGAGCTCCTGGCACCGCGGTTCGCGGCCGTCGAGGACGCGCTCACCGACGAGCTCGGCGCGCTCGGGGTGGCGACCTGGACCAAGCCCGCCGGCGGCTACTTCGTCAGCCTCGACGTCCTCCCGGGCACCGCGACCCGGGTGATCGAGCTGGCCAAGGGTGCTGGCGTCGCGCTGACCCCGGCCGGGTCCGCATTCCCGGGGAAGCACGACCCGGAGGACACCAACATCCGCCTCGCCCCGTCCTTCCCGCCGTTGGAGCAGGTCAGCGGGGCCATGGAGGTCGTCACGGTGTGCGTGAAGCTGGCCGCTGCCGAGAAGCTGCTCGCGTGA
- the nusG gene encoding transcription termination/antitermination protein NusG codes for MSEQDYTEETEVLETAEAASDVPAEAELDESGDAGDDESSFDEIVEGEAPEAADDDPLEAFRRELWAKPGDWFVIHTYSGMENRVKSNLENRIVSLNMEDYIHEIVVPTEEVPEIKNGQRKMVKRTVLPGYVLVRMDLTDESWAAVRHTPSVTGFVGHSHQPVPLSMTEVENMLAPAVVAQAEAEAAAAGEAATASAGATGTAKKPVEVVDFAEGDSVTVVDGPFATLHATITELNAESQRVKALVEIFGRETPVELSFNQIEKV; via the coding sequence GTGTCTGAGCAGGACTACACCGAGGAGACCGAGGTCCTCGAGACGGCCGAGGCCGCCTCCGACGTGCCTGCAGAGGCCGAGCTCGACGAGTCCGGCGACGCCGGCGATGACGAGTCGTCGTTCGACGAGATCGTCGAGGGTGAGGCCCCCGAGGCCGCTGACGACGACCCGCTCGAGGCGTTCCGCCGTGAGCTGTGGGCCAAGCCGGGCGACTGGTTCGTGATCCACACCTACTCCGGCATGGAGAACCGGGTGAAGTCCAACCTGGAGAACCGCATCGTCTCCCTCAACATGGAGGACTACATCCACGAGATCGTGGTCCCCACCGAGGAGGTGCCGGAGATCAAGAACGGCCAGCGCAAGATGGTCAAGCGCACCGTTCTCCCCGGCTACGTGCTGGTCCGGATGGACCTCACCGACGAGTCCTGGGCCGCCGTACGCCACACCCCGTCCGTGACCGGCTTCGTCGGCCACAGCCACCAGCCGGTGCCGCTGTCGATGACCGAGGTCGAGAACATGCTCGCCCCCGCCGTCGTCGCCCAGGCCGAGGCCGAGGCTGCCGCCGCCGGTGAGGCCGCGACCGCCAGCGCCGGTGCCACCGGCACCGCCAAGAAGCCCGTCGAGGTCGTCGACTTCGCCGAGGGCGACTCGGTTACCGTCGTGGACGGCCCCTTCGCCACCCTCCACGCGACCATCACCGAGCTCAACGCCGAGTCGCAGCGGGTCAAGGCGCTCGTCGAGATCTTCGGTCGTGAGACCCCCGTCGAGCTCTCGTTCAACCAGATCGAGAAGGTCTGA
- the secE gene encoding preprotein translocase subunit SecE, translating into METFSREGGGVTDSKAVPTPNDKKTEKRTSLPTFYRQVVAELRKVVWPTQNQLTTYFIVVLVFVLVMMAITAGLDLGFGKLMFWVFGGRDA; encoded by the coding sequence ATGGAAACGTTTTCGAGAGAAGGTGGCGGCGTGACGGACAGCAAGGCAGTCCCGACTCCGAACGACAAGAAGACGGAGAAGCGCACCAGTCTCCCGACGTTCTACCGCCAGGTCGTGGCCGAGCTCCGCAAGGTCGTCTGGCCGACGCAGAACCAGCTCACGACGTACTTCATCGTGGTTCTGGTCTTCGTCCTCGTGATGATGGCGATCACCGCGGGCCTTGACCTCGGGTTCGGCAAGTTGATGTTCTGGGTGTTCGGCGGCCGCGACGCGTGA